The nucleotide window ACCAGCGAGCGGACCGCGCCCACGAGCTCCCCGGCGGTGCGCACCCCGCCCGCGGCGCCCTCGGCGGCGTTCTGCGACGCGAGCAGGAGCTGCGCGGTGTCGGCGGTCCGCCGGCGGTAGGCGTCGGCCGCCGGGCCGGTCCAGCTCGGCGTGTCGGCGGCTGCCAGCGCGGTGAGGTCGGTGCCGATCGCCGCCAGCTGGGTGCCGACGGACTGCCACGCCTCGGCGTGCGCGGCGATCTCCGCCGGGTCACCGGCGAGCGCGTCCAGGGCCTCCTTGAGCGGGCCCACGTGCTCCATCAGCCAGCCGACCCCCTGGGAGAGGATCGTGCCGAAGGGGTCCATCACCGCGCCCAGCGCGTCGAGCCCGGCGCCGGCCGCGGCGAGGGCACCGGCGGCCCAGTCCCCGCTGTCGATCGCGGACTTGAGGTCGGCGGCCGACTCCAGCAGCGAGGCCCCGGCGAACGCGGGGTCCGTCACCACGGCTCCTCGTCCTGGGCGGCGTCGTCGTCGCGTTCGGTCTCCTGCGGTTCGCCGGCGGAGTCTTCGACGGCGTCTTCGTCGGGCTCGGGGAACCGGCCGCGCAGGTCGGCCAGCATCAGTTCCCGGGTCTGGGGGTCTTCGTCGCCGAGTTCGGCGGCCAGGACGTCGCCGACCCGCCCGGCGATCCCGGCTTGGGCCCGGCGCATGGTGTCGAGGATGAGCGTGGCCAGCTCGGGCATCGGGACGGTCCGCGCCTGGGGCCCGAATTCGAGGTCGGTGACGCTCCCGTCGGCCCGGACGGTCACCTTCACGAAGTTCGACACGCTGGTGGCGCTCAGCCGCAGGTCACCGGTCTGCCGGGCGACCGACTCGTACTTCGCGGCCTTGGCGCTCAAGCCTTCGGCCCACTGGTCGAGGCGCGCTTTCGCTTCGTCGGGGCTGCCGTTCATGGCCATGACGCCGGGTCCGGTCATCTTCGGTCCTCTCAGGCGAGGTAGTCGCGGAAGGGCTGAGTGGAGGCGTCTTCCCGCTGCCGGTAGCTCCCGGCGGCGGTCCGCACGTTGACGGCGGTGGTCCGCACGGCCTCGACGGTGGCGGCCAAGGCGGCTTTCCCCTTGTCCTCGACCGGG belongs to Amycolatopsis tolypomycina and includes:
- a CDS encoding YbaB/EbfC family nucleoid-associated protein yields the protein MTGPGVMAMNGSPDEAKARLDQWAEGLSAKAAKYESVARQTGDLRLSATSVSNFVKVTVRADGSVTDLEFGPQARTVPMPELATLILDTMRRAQAGIAGRVGDVLAAELGDEDPQTRELMLADLRGRFPEPDEDAVEDSAGEPQETERDDDAAQDEEPW